The Bernardetia litoralis DSM 6794 genome includes a window with the following:
- a CDS encoding NADH-quinone oxidoreductase subunit A: MLCSVSTFGLVLLFLIIGAFFALISLNIGKIFRPDNPTKEKLSTYECGEETVIGNWGKFNIRFYLIALVFVLFEVEIIFLFPWSKILTDAKLQALESNWKIYAFTEGLLFIGILVLGLAYLWKSNLLDWQFDFSKKDKQQVNLSENFTVVQQGTNEKLNTKKENNETIPSSLYQQINTRYT; encoded by the coding sequence ATGCTTTGTTCTGTTTCTACTTTTGGTTTAGTTTTACTTTTTTTAATTATCGGTGCTTTTTTTGCTCTGATTTCATTAAACATTGGTAAAATTTTTCGTCCTGATAATCCTACAAAAGAAAAATTATCCACTTATGAATGTGGCGAAGAAACTGTAATTGGAAATTGGGGGAAATTCAATATTCGTTTTTATTTAATAGCTCTGGTTTTTGTGCTTTTTGAAGTAGAAATTATTTTTTTATTTCCTTGGTCAAAAATTCTGACAGATGCCAAATTACAAGCCTTAGAAAGTAACTGGAAAATTTATGCTTTCACAGAAGGATTATTATTTATTGGTATATTAGTACTTGGTTTGGCTTATCTTTGGAAAAGTAATCTATTAGACTGGCAATTTGATTTTTCAAAAAAAGATAAACAACAAGTAAATTTATCAGAAAATTTTACAGTTGTTCAACAAGGCACAAACGAAAAACTAAATACTAAAAAAGAGAATAACGAAACAATTCCTAGTTCTCTTTATCAACAAATAAATACACGCTATACTTAA
- a CDS encoding YcxB family protein: MKEEEKNIEAKAKLNFKEYLRLNFSLLLRSKMVWLSIFLATMLVIMLLEKRIIDGEWADSELKLGLLLSLMVFLFLVLPILTYRRTKNYFEKNPSLSELTTFYFEAQRIEVVTLESHTTLTWKRIYKIREFKHYLLIYQNRHIVYVVPKKAFDSASDMETVKNMIRTKTKLGNKLTS; the protein is encoded by the coding sequence ATGAAAGAAGAAGAAAAAAACATAGAAGCAAAAGCAAAACTCAATTTTAAAGAGTATCTCCGACTGAATTTTTCACTGTTATTACGCAGCAAAATGGTTTGGTTGAGTATTTTTTTGGCTACCATGCTTGTAATAATGCTTTTAGAAAAACGTATTATAGATGGAGAATGGGCAGATTCAGAACTAAAACTTGGTTTACTTTTGAGTTTGATGGTATTTTTATTTTTAGTATTACCCATACTAACCTACCGAAGAACAAAGAATTATTTTGAAAAAAATCCTTCTCTTTCTGAGTTAACTACATTTTATTTCGAAGCTCAACGCATCGAAGTAGTTACCTTAGAAAGTCATACTACACTTACTTGGAAAAGAATTTATAAAATAAGAGAATTTAAACATTACTTACTTATTTATCAAAATAGACATATTGTATATGTAGTTCCTAAAAAAGCTTTTGATTCTGCTTCAGATATGGAAACTGTAAAAAATATGATTCGTACCAAAACTAAATTAGGAAATAAGCTAACAAGCTAA
- a CDS encoding c-type cytochrome encodes MKKLLSVFIVVFAFCFTSCSDSENTQNDRIANMSAEELAYNFPHLFDSPPPQEFVIDTEQDTVIFGKSGTLLAIEAGTFTDENGNPLKGKLTLNLKEALSLSDMLENKLTTQTQDGQILQSGGMFEFTAKSDKKGKINISKSIHAEVPTQQKIGDMSVYEGIQVSEGAPVQWKKEKELENWLTEIPLERLDFFPKNNITEDEGYVSANQQLDNNSSESIFRFVQEAAEEPKICGISKYILEGLSDKKFQGTFISTYEFEKRLKVMNECCGNDLIAIYLKNLDKNLWESDKLAAEYLTKNKKCRASIFEEFAAEKATKVKPKGKVNRALQKYINKIFKNKEKAWAKFKTDFDKWDKKKEKLQTEVVEKLENERKFSERLNYSFDLNRLGWTNIDMLMKYPNQIAVDFDIKVKGLELKEAGRVFLIFPNEKIIVDLSRNEKGNFYGKQGNENVIYLPKGTDIILKAVTGKNKQLYTGELDLVIKSKIKKTIKTTETTDKKVADRIKEFEQQRMITQTVSNPSIATTSFTRNPIITRRDFSAKKFEQALENHYKSKPVLEDYKECCFEIDLVKGKQLFENDCRQCHAIHKKIVGSALAGSESRWGNRQYLIEFIRYPEKVIMESRETDNIYPYRLYEEYGQMMPNHDHLSDDDISSILDYIETESKKYSYSDFKEKEN; translated from the coding sequence ATGAAAAAATTACTTTCTGTTTTTATTGTTGTCTTTGCATTTTGCTTTACTTCTTGTTCAGATTCTGAAAATACTCAAAATGATAGAATTGCAAATATGTCAGCCGAAGAACTGGCATATAATTTTCCACATCTTTTTGATTCGCCTCCTCCACAAGAGTTTGTCATTGATACAGAACAAGATACAGTCATTTTTGGAAAATCTGGAACTTTACTTGCCATTGAAGCAGGAACTTTTACAGATGAAAACGGAAATCCATTGAAAGGAAAACTTACGTTAAATCTCAAAGAAGCTCTATCACTTTCTGACATGCTGGAAAACAAACTCACTACTCAAACGCAAGACGGACAAATTTTGCAAAGTGGTGGAATGTTTGAATTTACAGCCAAATCAGATAAAAAGGGAAAGATAAATATTTCAAAATCGATTCATGCAGAAGTTCCGACACAGCAAAAAATAGGCGATATGTCGGTTTATGAAGGAATACAAGTAAGCGAAGGTGCGCCTGTTCAATGGAAAAAAGAAAAAGAATTGGAAAACTGGCTTACAGAAATTCCATTAGAAAGACTTGATTTTTTTCCTAAAAATAATATTACAGAAGATGAAGGGTATGTTTCTGCTAATCAACAACTAGATAATAATTCTTCTGAAAGCATTTTCCGTTTTGTTCAAGAGGCAGCAGAAGAACCTAAAATTTGTGGTATTTCAAAGTACATTTTAGAAGGACTTTCAGACAAGAAGTTTCAAGGAACTTTTATTTCTACTTACGAATTTGAAAAGCGTTTGAAAGTAATGAATGAATGTTGTGGAAATGACTTGATAGCAATTTATCTCAAAAACTTAGATAAAAACTTATGGGAATCGGATAAATTAGCAGCCGAATACCTTACCAAAAACAAAAAATGTAGAGCATCAATTTTTGAAGAATTTGCAGCCGAAAAAGCAACCAAAGTAAAACCAAAAGGAAAAGTAAACCGAGCTTTACAAAAATATATTAATAAAATTTTTAAAAATAAAGAAAAGGCTTGGGCAAAATTTAAAACTGATTTTGATAAATGGGACAAGAAAAAAGAAAAATTACAGACAGAAGTCGTTGAGAAATTAGAAAATGAAAGAAAATTTTCAGAACGTTTGAATTATTCCTTTGATTTGAACAGACTTGGATGGACAAATATTGATATGTTAATGAAATATCCAAACCAAATTGCTGTTGATTTTGATATAAAAGTAAAAGGTTTAGAACTCAAAGAAGCAGGAAGAGTATTTTTAATTTTCCCAAATGAAAAGATAATTGTTGATTTAAGTAGAAATGAAAAAGGTAATTTTTATGGAAAACAAGGAAATGAAAATGTCATTTATTTGCCAAAAGGAACAGATATAATTTTAAAAGCCGTTACAGGAAAAAACAAACAACTTTATACAGGAGAGCTTGACTTGGTTATCAAAAGTAAAATCAAAAAAACTATCAAAACTACTGAAACGACGGATAAAAAAGTAGCTGACAGAATAAAAGAATTTGAACAACAAAGAATGATAACACAAACAGTTTCAAATCCAAGTATTGCTACAACTAGCTTTACTAGAAATCCTATTATTACACGTAGAGATTTTTCAGCCAAAAAATTTGAACAAGCCTTAGAAAATCATTACAAAAGTAAACCTGTTTTAGAGGATTACAAGGAATGTTGTTTTGAAATAGATTTGGTAAAAGGAAAACAACTTTTTGAAAATGATTGTAGGCAATGTCATGCCATTCATAAAAAAATAGTAGGTTCTGCTTTGGCTGGTTCGGAATCTAGGTGGGGGAACCGCCAATATCTTATTGAGTTTATTAGATATCCTGAAAAAGTAATCATGGAATCAAGAGAAACTGATAACATATATCCATATCGCCTTTATGAAGAATATGGACAAATGATGCCAAATCATGATCATTTGAGCGACGACGATATTAGTTCTATTTTAGATTATATTGAAACAGAATCAAAAAAATATTCTTATTCAGATTTTAAAGAAAAAGAAAACTAA
- a CDS encoding cytochrome-c peroxidase, producing the protein MKKILFLALSIFVFSCQSNEDTNPKEAFEFKVPSNFPEPVYDLQENPVTVEGFELGKKLFYTGLLSRDGTISCGSCHAQTSGFTQHGHDLSHGIDDQLTLRNSLPIQNLAWSKNFFWDGGVFHLDLFAIAPIEATNEMGETLPNVLQKLRDTEGLESPKTDYPLLFEKAFGTKEITTDRFLKALSQFELMCISSNSRYDKHIRNESTQENKLTTQELEGLELFEQNCSNCHSTTLFTDQSYRNNGLEVGNPNDTGRHRITQIDEDKFLFKVPSLRNVEVTRPYMHDGRFRSLETVLDHYTDGIEDSETLDESLKGNLKIDLNQEEKEAIIAFLKTLTDNEFLNNSILSEY; encoded by the coding sequence ATGAAAAAGATTCTTTTTTTAGCTTTATCAATTTTTGTCTTTTCTTGTCAATCAAATGAAGATACAAATCCAAAAGAAGCGTTTGAATTTAAAGTTCCTTCCAATTTTCCAGAGCCTGTTTATGATTTACAAGAAAACCCTGTAACAGTTGAAGGTTTTGAACTTGGAAAAAAATTATTTTATACAGGATTATTGTCAAGAGATGGAACTATAAGCTGTGGTTCTTGCCACGCACAAACATCTGGTTTTACACAACACGGACACGACCTAAGTCACGGAATTGATGACCAGCTTACTCTTAGAAATTCATTACCCATTCAAAATTTAGCATGGTCTAAAAATTTCTTTTGGGATGGAGGAGTTTTTCATTTAGATTTATTTGCCATTGCGCCAATAGAAGCAACCAATGAAATGGGTGAAACTTTACCTAATGTTTTACAAAAATTGAGAGATACAGAAGGTTTAGAGTCTCCAAAAACAGATTATCCATTGCTTTTTGAAAAGGCATTTGGCACAAAAGAAATTACAACTGACCGTTTTTTGAAGGCTTTATCACAATTTGAATTAATGTGTATTTCATCAAATTCTCGTTATGACAAACATATCAGAAACGAAAGTACACAAGAAAATAAATTAACAACACAAGAATTAGAAGGATTAGAGTTATTTGAACAAAATTGCTCAAATTGCCATTCAACAACACTTTTTACAGACCAAAGTTATAGAAATAATGGTTTAGAAGTAGGCAATCCAAACGATACAGGAAGACACCGAATTACACAAATAGATGAAGACAAATTTTTATTTAAAGTACCAAGTTTGAGAAATGTAGAAGTTACACGCCCCTATATGCACGATGGAAGATTTAGAAGTTTGGAAACTGTTTTAGACCATTATACAGATGGAATTGAAGATTCTGAAACTTTAGATGAAAGCCTAAAAGGAAATTTAAAAATTGACCTTAACCAAGAAGAAAAAGAAGCTATTATTGCTTTCTTGAAGACACTAACTGATAATGAATTTTTGAATAATTCTATCTTATCTGAATATTAA